In the Longimicrobium sp. genome, GGGCAGATGTCGTTCGCCGACTACTCGGCGCTGCTGGACCGCGAGCCGGCGGAGTACGACCACCTGCTCGACACCCTGACCATCAACGTCACCAAGTTCTTCCGCAACCTGGAAACGTGGAACGCGCTGGAACAGCAGGTGCTCCCAGAGCTGTTCACCGGCCGCGCGCCGGTGAAGGTGTGGAGCGCCGGCAGCGCCAGCGGAGAGGAGGCGTACACCTGCTCCATGCTGTTCCGCGACTGGCTGGCGCGGAACGGGCGTAGCCACGAGGCGGGGCGCATCCAGATCACCGGCACCGACATCGACCGGCGCAGCCTGGAGGCGGCGCGGCGGGGCGAGTACCCGGAGCTGTCGATGGCCGAGACCCCGCCCGACGCGCAGGCGCGCTGGTTCACCGGCGGGCCGCCCTGGGCGGTGAAGCCCGAGGTGAAGCAGGGCGTGGCCTTCGAGCACCGCGACCTGATCTCCGGCCAGCCGCTGGCGGGGCAGAACCTGATCTTTTGCAGGAACGTGGTGATCTACTTCGACCGAGAGATCCAGGAGCGGCTGTTCCGGCGCTTTCACGACGCGCTGGCCCCGGGCGGGTACCTGGTGATGGGCAAGGTGGAAACGCTGATCGGCGAGGCGCGGCTGCTGTTCAAGCCCGTCAACAACCGCGAGCGCATCTTCCGCAGGCCCCCCGAATGAACGGCCGCGCGAGCGCCACCACCTACGTGAAGGTGGCCCAGCACGCCGTCGGAGGCCCTGAGGACCTGCTGGTGACCCTGGGCCTGGGCTCGTGCGTGGCCATTCTCCTTCACGACCCCGACGCCCGCGTGGGGGGGATGGCGCACGTGCTTCTCCCCGAGCCGGCGCTTTCGCGCGACCGCAGCAACGAGAGCAAGTTCGCCACGACGGCGGTGCCCCTCCTGGTGCGCGAGATGGCCCGGCGCGGCGCCCGGCCGGGGCGGCTGCAGGCGCGGCTGGTGGGGGGCGCGGCCATGTTCCAGACGCTGATGGTGCCGGGCACGCTGAACATGGGCGAACGCAACGTCCGCGCGGCCCGCGAGGCGCTGGAGCGCGCGGGGATTCCCGTGCTCAGCGAGAACGTGGGCGGCGACTACGGGCGGTCGGTTCGCTTCGCCGTGGGCCAGGGGCGCACGACCGTGAGCTCGGTTGGAAAGCCCGATGTCGTTCTCTGACCGGCGCCCGCAGACCGTCCTGGTCGTGGACGACAGCGCCTTCATGCGGCGCGTCATCACCGACATCCTTTCGCGCACCGACGAGTTTCGCGTCGTGGGCACCGCGCGCGACGGGCACGACGCCCTGCGCAAGGTGCACCAGCTGGAGCCGGACCTGGTGACCATGGACGTGGAGATGCCCGGGCTGGACGGGCTCTCCGCGCTGGGCTACATCATGAGCGAGACGCCGCGCCCGGTGGTCATGCTTTCCGCCTATACGACGGAGGGCGGCGAAGCGACCATGCGGGCGCTGGACTACGGCGCGGTGGATTTCGTCGCCAAGCCGTCCGGCACCATCTCGCTTAACCTGGACACGGTCGCCGACCGGCTGCTGGACGCGTTGCGCGCCGCCGCCGCCGCCAACCTGTCCGTGCTGCCGGTGCAGATGCGCCGGTCCGCCCTGCGCCCCGCGCCGGCCGCCGCGCCGGGCCGGGGTTCGCTGTCGATGCCCGTGGCGCCGCCGGTCGCGCCTGCCGCCGACGTCGTGCCCGCCGCGCCCGCCGCGCCCCGCGTTCCCGCGGCGCACGAGACGGCGGCGGACCTCGCGGTGGTGGTGGCCGCGTCCACCGGCGGTCCGCGGGCGCTGACGGAGATGATCCCCCGGCTGCGCGCTCCGCTGGGGGCTGCCGTGCTGGTGGTGCAGCACATGCCGCCGCGCTTCACCCGTTCGCTGGCGGAGCGGATCGACGGCATGTCGGAGCTGGCGGTGAGCGAGGCGGTGGACGGCGAGCCGGTGCTGGCGGACCACGTGTACTTTGCCCCCGGCGACTTTCACATGCGTGTGGTGCGCGAGGGCGGGCAGGCGCGGCTGGCGCTGGACCAGGAGCCCTCGCTCTGGGGGGTGCGCCCCGCGGCGGACTACCTGTTCCGCACCGCGGCCGAGGTGTTCGGCCCGAGGACGGTGGGCGTGGTGCTTACCGGGATGGGCAAGGACGGCGCGGAGGGGCTGCGCGAGATCGTGGAGGCGGGCGGATCGGGGATCGCGCAGGACCGCGCCACGTCCGTGATCTACGGGATGCCCGCCGCGGCGGCGAAGAGCGCCGGCAGCATCATGCCGCTGGACCAGATCCACACGGGGATCGAGCGCGAGGTGGACCTGCGTCCCCGACCGGCGATCGTCGTGCGGGAGGGCGCGTGATCGCCCCGGCGCAGGAGCTGGACTTCCGCGCGCTGCTGGCCCGGGGCGAGGGGGCGCAGGTGGTGGCCTTCCGCATGGGAGGCGAGCTGCACGGGTGCGACATCCGGCTGGTGGAGGAGGTGGTGACCAGGCAGCGCATCCATCCGCTTCCCGACGTGCCGCCGCACCTGCTGGGGATGATCCTGCTGCGCGGGGAGATGGTGCCCGTCGTCGACGTTTCCGCCGCGCTGGGGCTTTCGCTCTCGCCCGGCGGGGCGCGGCCCATTCTGGTCGCCGGCGTAGGCGGGGCGCGGGTGGGCGTGGCGGCGGACGCCGTGCACGAGGTGATGGAGGTGCCGGCGGAGGCGCTTCGGCCGGCGCCGCACGCCGCAGGCGAGGCGTACGTGGTGGGGGTGGCCCGGCTGGCCCCCGGGCTGGTGACGTTGATCGACCTCGCGGAGCTGCTTCGCGAGCGGACCACCCTGGACACCCGGACAGCATGAGGAACGTTCGTCAGGCGGCGGTGCCGCAGGTGCAGCTGGTCACCTTCAGCGTGGGCGGCGAGGAGTTCGGGCTGGACGTATTCTCGGTGCACGAGATCCTGAGCTACCAGGCGGTGACGCCCGTGCCCCGCGCCCCGGCGTTCGTGGAGGGAGTGCTGGACGTGCGCGGCTCCGTGGTCCCCGTGGTGGACCTGCGCCGCCGCTTCGAGGTGGCGGAGGCCGGCTACGACGACGAGACGCGCATCGTGCTGGTGGAGTTCGCCGGCGAGCGGCTGGGGCTGGTGGTGGACAGCGTCACGGAGGTGCTGCGTGCGCCGGAAACCTCCATCTCCGCCCCCCCGGCGTACATCAAGGGGCTTTCCGCGGAGTTCATCCGCGGCATCGTGCGGCACAACGGGCGGCTGATCATTCTGATGGACCTGGACCGCATCCTGAGCAGCGAGGAGCGCATCGCCCTGGAAAGCGCGGACCTGCAGGCGGCGGAAGGGGTGGCGGAGGGGGCATGACCTCGCGGGAGCTGCTGGACGCGTTTCTGGCCCGCTACGGCCGGATCGAGGGCGAGCTGGAAACGGCGGGCGCGGCGGACCGCGAGCGCCTGCGTGGCGAGATCGTGGCGCTGTTCCGCGAAACGGAGACGGCGCTGGACGAGCTGGCCGCCTTCAAGGAGCGCATCCGGGCGCTGGTGGAGCGCTACAAGTCGCTTCCCCCGCCTCCCGCCCCGGCGCAGCAGCACACCATCGTGTCCGACCACATCGGCAGCAGCACGTACATCGAGCGCGGGTGGACGGCCATCGCCTCGGGCGACGCCAAGCGCGCGGTGAAGGAGCTGGAGCGCGCGCTGGAGCTGGCGCCCAACGATCCGCACGCCGAAAGCCTGCTGGGGTGGGCGCAGATGCTGCGCGAGCAGTACGACGACGCGCTGATGACCTACTACAAGGTGCTGATGAAGGACCCCAACAACCCGCTGGCGCGGGTGAACCTGGGGTACATCTGCCTGAAGAAGGGGATCTTCGGCGAGGCCATCGAGCACCTGAGCAAGGCCATCCGGCAGGACGCCGACCGCAAGAGCAGCCTGTACGCGCACTTCTACATGGGGCTGGTGTACCTTGAGCGCGAGATGTACGACGACGCGCGCGGCTTCTTCCGGCAGACGCTGGAGCTGGGGCCCAACATGCTGGAGGCGTGGTGGGAGATCGGGCGGGCGTACTACCTGGAGGGCAACAACGCCGCGGCGGCCGACGCCTGGCGCACGGGGCACCAGACCAACCGCTTCAACCTGTGGGGCGAGCGCTGCGGCAAGGCGCTGGCCCAGCTGGAGTCCGGCCAGCCGGTAGAGGCCGCCGGCTGATCCGCGTCCTCCTCGCGCTCCTTCCCCTGCTCACCGGCGCGTCCCCCGCGCTCGCGCAGTCCCCCCTCGACACGCTCCGCTCCGGCACGCTGCGGGTGATCCACGCCCCCCGGCACGCCGCCTTGGCCCGCGAGGTGATGGCCCGGGCCGTGGCGCCCATGCCGCTCCCGGGCTTCGGCCGCGGCGCCGCTCCCGAGTCCACTACCATCGTCCTGGCCACCAGCCCGCGTGCCTTTTCGGCGGCGACGGGCGGGCGCACCCCCGAGTGGGCGGGTGGCGTGGCCATGCCGTACGAGCGCACCATCGTCATCCCCGCCTATCCCGTCCCTGGCGTGGACCGCCGCCAGGCCGACGCCACGCTGCGCCACGAGATCGTTCACCTGGTGCTTCACGAGCGCCTGCCGGGAACCATCCCGCGCTGGTTCGACGAGGGGTACGCCGAGGTGGCGTCCGGCAGCTGGAACGCCGACGAGGCGTGGGCGCTGCGCGTGGCCTTCATGCTGGGGCGGGCGCCGCCGCTGGACTCGCTGGAGCTGGCCTGGCCGGCGGGCGAGGGGCAGGCGCGGCTGGCCTACCTGCTGAGCGCCACGATGGTGGACCACCTGCGCCGCCGCGCGGGGGAGCGCGGCTTTCAGCTGTTGCTGCACAACTGGCGGCGGCTGGGCACGCTGGACGCCGCCATCCGCGAAACCTTCGCGATGACGCCGGGGCAGCTGGAGGACGAGTGGAAGAAGGCGGTCCGCTCGCGCTACGGATGGTTGCAGATGGGTGCCAACGTGGGCGCCGTATGGGGCCTGGCGCTCCTGCTGGCGCTGGTCGCCTGGATTCCGCGGCGCCGCCGCAACCGCGCACGCGTGGCGGAGATGGAGCGCGAGTACCACATGCTCCCGGCGCCGCGCGAAGACGGCGTGAACGTGGAGTATCCCCTGGCCGAGGACGACGATTAAGGCATCGTTTTACGCCACCTCACGTGTCCACACTGTACCCTTGCGCTTCTCCCACTGCATAGTGATATTGGTCCAGAGCGTTTTCTTTCGACGGCGTGGAGGGGTCGTGAAAAGATCAGCACGGAAGAATGCGAGGCTCTCGCGGGCACGAGGTCCGACCTACCTCGGCACGACGAAGGCAAATGGCTGCCCGGCCGCCGCGGAGCCTCCGGAAGAGGTGTTTCGCGAGATGCTGCTGGCCGGCTTCGACCAGGCGTTCGGCATTGAGATCGACGACGTTTACCCCGCGAATCAGACGGACGTGGATGAAGTATATCGTTGATACACAGATGCTGGTGCGGGCGTTGCGCTCGGAAGTGGAGGCCAGGAGATACAGAACGTTTCTCACAGCCTTTTCTTCATCCGTGTACCTGTGCTCCGTCGTCGCCCAGGAACTGCTGGCCGGCAGCCGCAAGGCGGAAGCTCGGCGCCTTCGCGAATTGATTACGCGGTTCGAAAAGCTGCAGAGAACCGCCGCGCCTACCCATGCGAGTTGGAAGCGTGCGGGAGAAATCCTCTGCCGGCTACGCAGGGCGGGGTTCACGATCACGCCTTCACTGACCAACGACGTACTGATTGCCTGCACCGCCACGCAAATTGGTGCTGAAGTCATTCACGACAACGCGCGGGATTATCGCGCGATCCAGGCGAGGCTCTCGTTCCGGCATCGGACGGATTACCCGCCAGTGGCGCCGTAAGACAACCCGAGCAGCTTCTGCGGCATCCCATCGGGCGACACGACGTTGCCGCGGACGCTTCGGGGTTGACGCTTTCGCCCCGCAGCCCTAAACTTTTCGCATGTCGAGACCTGTACCTTCCAAGCCGCGGACCGTCGCTTCGGCCGCCACCGCGCCGGTTGCCGACGCCGAGAGCACGCTTCGCTTCGGGCCGCTGAACGGGGCCCTGCTGGGCATTGGCCTGGCGAGCATCGTGTACGGGTTCATGCTGCTGGCCGGGGGCAGCACCGTAGGCGCGCCGCTGCTGCTGGTGCTGGGCTTTGCCGTCCTGGTGCCGCTCGGCATCATCCTGTAGTCCGAGATCGCACGGGCGCTTAGCTCAGCTGGTTAGAGCACCGGTTTTACACACCGGGGGTCGGGGGTTCGAATCCCTCAGCGCCCATTCAGACCCAATGACGCGGGGCGAACACCAATGGTGTCCGTCCCGCTCGCTGTTTCCGCCCGCCTGCTCGTGTACCATCTTGCACCGGCGCTACGCCGCATGGCGACAGGGACCGGGCGCTCGTCCGCGATCTGCCGGATTCATTCACGTGATTTCGCGGTGTGTCCCGTCTACCTACCCGCAAGCGCCTGGTGCACGATGGCCGAGACCCCTGCGTATGAGTTCAACCGTCCCAGCCGCGTTCGCCATCACGGGACGTGGCGTGGTGGTGATAGGTGGAACCCGGTGGCAGGAGAAGGTCTTCCGGCTGCTGCATGCGGAGATTCACACGCCAGACGGGGCATTCTCCACCGGAGCGCCTGGGCGGAACACATCGGGAGGCGCCTGGATCCAGATCCCGCGGGACGAGCGAGAGGGGTTCCTGCTCGAGGCCACCGAAAAGCCGGAGGTGCCCACCGGCTCCTCGGTCCGGGATCTACCTGGCCGATCCACGCGGTCCCTGATTCGGAGCGATCCAGGCGAAGGAGTTTTCGGCGATGACGCAGGACGGGGATTTCGCGGCTCGAAACGCCTGTTCACGAATTCACCGTAGCCGACGCGTTCGCCGTGTCGGGCCGTGGGCTCATGGTGCTCGGGAAGGGCCGGTGGGCAGCGCCCGCCGCCACCCCGCTGCACGCCGAGATCCACACGCCGGACGGCCGCGTCGTCCGCGGGATGGCACGGGCCCTGGTCATGTTCAATGCTCCGGCCGCGGCCGACATGCAGGCGTTCCTGCTTCCGGACGCACAAAAACCGGAGGTTCCCGTCGGATCTGCCGTACGTCTCTTCCTCGAAGATCCACGCGCCCCCTCCGCCCGCGACGCATTGTAGCCGCAAAGAGGGGAGCCCTTCGTAGACCAATGAGCCGATGAACATGAGCCAGGAGAACTGCGACGATGGTGTGATCGCCGAGCGCGAGCTGGAAACGGCGGGAGAGCATCCGGGGCGGGTCGTGGTGCGGATGGGGATGCCGGTGCGAGTTGCGGATGGCGAATGGGGCTGCCCCTTCCAGATTCGGGGAGCCGGTGACGGACGGGTCCGGACCGCCTACGGGGTCGATGGAGTGCAGGCGCTGCAGCTTTGCATGGAGATGATCCGGGCCGATCTCGGAGCACTGCAGCGCTCCCATCGGCTGACGTGGCTTGGCGGGGACGACCTCGGCTTCTAGTCACACGTATCTGGCGGGGCAGAACGGGCCTGGCGAACCGCCGGCCCGTTCGTGCATCCATGGATCGCGCGCGCCGTAAACGAGGGCAGCGTTTCCGGCGGCATTCCATTCCGCCTCACCTCCCCGTATCTTACGCGCAGTTTCTTTCCAACTCACCGCTCTGATGATCGCCCGGCACCCGTGCAGGGCACGCCGCGTCCATGACCGATCCCGGCTTTTCAGCGCCCGCCGGGGAGGCTCCCGGGAGCGACCCCTTCCTGTCGTTCCTTGGCACCCACCCACTCCCCGCGTGGGTGCACGATCCCGCGTCGCTCCAAGTTCTGGCGGCGAACCAGGCAGCGCTGCATCTTTACGGATACGAATCCGGACGCTTTGCGCAGCTCACGCTCGGCGACCTGGACGCTGCCCCCACCCCGGCGGACCATGGCACACGCACCCACCGGCGGGCCGACGGCTCGGCGATGCGGGTGGAGCTCGCCGCCAGCGACGTACGGTACGCCGGCCGCGACGCGCGCCTGGTGACGGCGCGCGAGGCGCCGGCCGGCCCATCCGGCCAGCTCGGCGAACTGCGCTTTCGCGAGGCGCTGGAGCACGCCCCCATCGGCATGGCGCTGGTGGCGCCCGACGGGCGGTGGATGATGGTGAACCGGGCGCTCTGCCGCATCACCGGCTACTCCGAAGAAGAGCTGCTGGGGCTGGCCTTTCACGGGGTCACCCGTCCGGGCGACCTGGACGCCGACCTCGCCCAGGTGCAGGCGCTGCTGGCGGGCGAGGGCGACAGCTACGAGATGGAAAAGCGCTACGTGCGCCGCGACGGGCAGACGGTGTGGGTGCTGCTGGCCGTGGCCGTGGTGCGCGACGGCGCGGGCCAGCCGGTGCAGTTCATCGCGCAGATCCAGGACATCACGGGGCAGCGCGACGCCCGGGTGGCCCTGCGGCGCAGCGAGGCGCGGTTCCGCTCGCTCATCGAGAACGCCACCGACGTCATCACCGTGCTCGACGCCGACGGCCGCATCCGCTTCGGGAGCCCGTCGGTGAAGCGCATCCTGGGCTACGACCCCGACGAGCTGCTGGGGCGGCCCGTGACGGACTTCATCCACCCCGACGACCACGCGCACGTGCTGGAAGCGCTGGCCGAGCGCATCCGCAACCCCGGCGTGGTGCAGTCGGTGGAGCTGCGGTTCCGCCACCGGAACGGCGAATGGCGCATCCTGGCGGCGCGCGGGGCCAACCGGCTGGACGACCCCGCCGTGCGCGGAATCGTGGTCAACTCGCGCGACGTCACCGACCGCCGCCACGCCGAAGAAGAGCTGCGCCGCACGGCCGAGCACCTGCGCGAGCTGGTGGCCGCGCAGCAGGAGTTCGCCACCGCCGGGCTCAACCTGGAGCCGCTGATGGTGAGCATCGCCGCGCGTGCCCGCACGCTGACCGGGGCGGACGGCGGCGTGGTGGAGCTGCTGGAGGGCGACGAGATGGTGTACCGCGCCGCGTCGGGCACGGTGGCGCCCCACCAGGGGCTGCGGCTGCCGGTGGAGGCAAGCCTGTCGGGGCTGAGCGTGCGCACGGGCCAGGTGCTGCGCTGCGACGATTCGGAAACGGACGCGCGCGTGGCCCGTGCCGCCACGCGGCGGGTGGGCGTGCGGTCGATGCTGGTGGTGCCGCTGGCGGCCGAGGGGCGGCGGCTGGGGGTGCTGAAGGTGGTGTCGTCGCGGCCCCACGCGTTCGGCGAAGGGGAGTCCAACACCCTGTCGCTGCTGGCGGGGGTGATGTCGGCGGCCATGCGCGACGCGCTGGCGTACGAAAAGGAGCAGCGCCTGCTGGCCGCCAGCCGCGAGGCCGAGGACAAGCTGCAGTCGTACGCCCGCGAGCTGCAGCGCAGCAACCGCGAGCTGCAGGACTTTGCCTACGTGGCCTCGCACGACCTGCAGGAGCCGCTGCGAAAGATCCAGGCGTTCGGCGACCGGCTTTCGGGACGGGCCGGCGACGCGCTCGACGAGCAGGGGCGCGACTACCTGGCGCGCATGCGGAGCGCCGCCGCGCGGATGCAGGCGCTGATCCAGGACCTGCTGGCGTACTCGCGGGTGGCCACGCGGCCGCAGCCCTTCGTGCCCGTGAACCTGGACCAGGTGGCGGCCGAGGCGCTGGGTGACCTGCAGGTGCGCATCGCCTCCACCGGGGCGCAGGTGGAAATCGGCCCGCTCCCCACGGTGCAGGGAGACCTGATGCAGATGCGCCAGCTGCTGCTGAACCTGGTGGGAAACGCCGTGAAGTTCCATCGCCCCGGCGTGCCCCCGTTGGTGCGGGTGGCGGGGCGGCTGCTCGCGGCCGGCGAGGCGCCGCGGGGCGCGGAGGTGGTGTCGTGGGCGGAGGTGACGGTGCGCGACGAGGGGATCGGCTTCGACGAAAAGTACCTGGACCGCATCTTTTCGCCCTTCCAGCGCCTGCACGGGCGCGGCGAGTACGAGGGCACGGGAATGGGGCTGGCCATCTGCCGCCGCATCGCCGAGCGGCACGGCGGCACCCTCGAGGCGCACAGCCAGCCGGGACAGGGCTCCACCTTCACCATCCGCATTCCCGCCCTCCGGGCGGCGCAGCAGGAGGCCTGACCTCATGACGCCTGTGCAGGGGAGCCGCGTGTTGATCCTGATGGCCGACGACGACGCCGACGACCGGCTGCTGGCCGCCGACGCCCTGGCCGAGGCGCGGCTCAACAACGAGCTGCGCTTCGTGGAAGACGGCGAGGAGCTGATGGACTACCTGAACCGGCGCGGCCGCTGGTCGGCCCCCGGCG is a window encoding:
- a CDS encoding chemotaxis protein CheD; amino-acid sequence: MNGRASATTYVKVAQHAVGGPEDLLVTLGLGSCVAILLHDPDARVGGMAHVLLPEPALSRDRSNESKFATTAVPLLVREMARRGARPGRLQARLVGGAAMFQTLMVPGTLNMGERNVRAAREALERAGIPVLSENVGGDYGRSVRFAVGQGRTTVSSVGKPDVVL
- a CDS encoding tetratricopeptide repeat protein: MTSRELLDAFLARYGRIEGELETAGAADRERLRGEIVALFRETETALDELAAFKERIRALVERYKSLPPPPAPAQQHTIVSDHIGSSTYIERGWTAIASGDAKRAVKELERALELAPNDPHAESLLGWAQMLREQYDDALMTYYKVLMKDPNNPLARVNLGYICLKKGIFGEAIEHLSKAIRQDADRKSSLYAHFYMGLVYLEREMYDDARGFFRQTLELGPNMLEAWWEIGRAYYLEGNNAAAADAWRTGHQTNRFNLWGERCGKALAQLESGQPVEAAG
- a CDS encoding protein-glutamate O-methyltransferase CheR; this translates as GQMSFADYSALLDREPAEYDHLLDTLTINVTKFFRNLETWNALEQQVLPELFTGRAPVKVWSAGSASGEEAYTCSMLFRDWLARNGRSHEAGRIQITGTDIDRRSLEAARRGEYPELSMAETPPDAQARWFTGGPPWAVKPEVKQGVAFEHRDLISGQPLAGQNLIFCRNVVIYFDREIQERLFRRFHDALAPGGYLVMGKVETLIGEARLLFKPVNNRERIFRRPPE
- a CDS encoding DUF6968 family protein, which encodes MSQENCDDGVIAERELETAGEHPGRVVVRMGMPVRVADGEWGCPFQIRGAGDGRVRTAYGVDGVQALQLCMEMIRADLGALQRSHRLTWLGGDDLGF
- a CDS encoding chemotaxis protein CheW, with translation MRNVRQAAVPQVQLVTFSVGGEEFGLDVFSVHEILSYQAVTPVPRAPAFVEGVLDVRGSVVPVVDLRRRFEVAEAGYDDETRIVLVEFAGERLGLVVDSVTEVLRAPETSISAPPAYIKGLSAEFIRGIVRHNGRLIILMDLDRILSSEERIALESADLQAAEGVAEGA
- a CDS encoding PAS domain S-box protein translates to MTDPGFSAPAGEAPGSDPFLSFLGTHPLPAWVHDPASLQVLAANQAALHLYGYESGRFAQLTLGDLDAAPTPADHGTRTHRRADGSAMRVELAASDVRYAGRDARLVTAREAPAGPSGQLGELRFREALEHAPIGMALVAPDGRWMMVNRALCRITGYSEEELLGLAFHGVTRPGDLDADLAQVQALLAGEGDSYEMEKRYVRRDGQTVWVLLAVAVVRDGAGQPVQFIAQIQDITGQRDARVALRRSEARFRSLIENATDVITVLDADGRIRFGSPSVKRILGYDPDELLGRPVTDFIHPDDHAHVLEALAERIRNPGVVQSVELRFRHRNGEWRILAARGANRLDDPAVRGIVVNSRDVTDRRHAEEELRRTAEHLRELVAAQQEFATAGLNLEPLMVSIAARARTLTGADGGVVELLEGDEMVYRAASGTVAPHQGLRLPVEASLSGLSVRTGQVLRCDDSETDARVARAATRRVGVRSMLVVPLAAEGRRLGVLKVVSSRPHAFGEGESNTLSLLAGVMSAAMRDALAYEKEQRLLAASREAEDKLQSYARELQRSNRELQDFAYVASHDLQEPLRKIQAFGDRLSGRAGDALDEQGRDYLARMRSAAARMQALIQDLLAYSRVATRPQPFVPVNLDQVAAEALGDLQVRIASTGAQVEIGPLPTVQGDLMQMRQLLLNLVGNAVKFHRPGVPPLVRVAGRLLAAGEAPRGAEVVSWAEVTVRDEGIGFDEKYLDRIFSPFQRLHGRGEYEGTGMGLAICRRIAERHGGTLEAHSQPGQGSTFTIRIPALRAAQQEA
- a CDS encoding chemotaxis protein CheW; the encoded protein is MIAPAQELDFRALLARGEGAQVVAFRMGGELHGCDIRLVEEVVTRQRIHPLPDVPPHLLGMILLRGEMVPVVDVSAALGLSLSPGGARPILVAGVGGARVGVAADAVHEVMEVPAEALRPAPHAAGEAYVVGVARLAPGLVTLIDLAELLRERTTLDTRTA
- the cheB gene encoding chemotaxis-specific protein-glutamate methyltransferase CheB translates to MSFSDRRPQTVLVVDDSAFMRRVITDILSRTDEFRVVGTARDGHDALRKVHQLEPDLVTMDVEMPGLDGLSALGYIMSETPRPVVMLSAYTTEGGEATMRALDYGAVDFVAKPSGTISLNLDTVADRLLDALRAAAAANLSVLPVQMRRSALRPAPAAAPGRGSLSMPVAPPVAPAADVVPAAPAAPRVPAAHETAADLAVVVAASTGGPRALTEMIPRLRAPLGAAVLVVQHMPPRFTRSLAERIDGMSELAVSEAVDGEPVLADHVYFAPGDFHMRVVREGGQARLALDQEPSLWGVRPAADYLFRTAAEVFGPRTVGVVLTGMGKDGAEGLREIVEAGGSGIAQDRATSVIYGMPAAAAKSAGSIMPLDQIHTGIEREVDLRPRPAIVVREGA
- a CDS encoding type II toxin-antitoxin system VapC family toxin, yielding MKYIVDTQMLVRALRSEVEARRYRTFLTAFSSSVYLCSVVAQELLAGSRKAEARRLRELITRFEKLQRTAAPTHASWKRAGEILCRLRRAGFTITPSLTNDVLIACTATQIGAEVIHDNARDYRAIQARLSFRHRTDYPPVAP
- a CDS encoding peptidase MA family metallohydrolase — protein: MIHAPRHAALAREVMARAVAPMPLPGFGRGAAPESTTIVLATSPRAFSAATGGRTPEWAGGVAMPYERTIVIPAYPVPGVDRRQADATLRHEIVHLVLHERLPGTIPRWFDEGYAEVASGSWNADEAWALRVAFMLGRAPPLDSLELAWPAGEGQARLAYLLSATMVDHLRRRAGERGFQLLLHNWRRLGTLDAAIRETFAMTPGQLEDEWKKAVRSRYGWLQMGANVGAVWGLALLLALVAWIPRRRRNRARVAEMEREYHMLPAPREDGVNVEYPLAEDDD